One window of Nicotiana tomentosiformis chromosome 11, ASM39032v3, whole genome shotgun sequence genomic DNA carries:
- the LOC104086368 gene encoding dihydropyrimidinase isoform X1: protein MEFCHRVQLLIPLVYVIALFSTIFAVVSASNEFCDSTFVYGDSGCNAPPSVSSKMLIKGGTVVNAHHKEVADVYIEDGIIVAVQPNIKVGDDIRVIDATGKFIMPGGIDPHTHLAMEFMGSETIDDFFSGQAAALAGGTTMHIDFVIPVNGSLSAGYEAYVEKAKRSCMDYGFHMAITKWDETVSEDMEIMVKEKGINSFKFFLAYKGSFMVNDELLMEGLKRCKSLGALAMVHAENGDAVFEGQKRMIELGITGPEGHALSRPPVLEGEATARAIRLAGFVNTPLYVVHVMSIDAMEEIARARKSGQRVVGEPVVSGLVLNDSVLWDPDFHFAARYVMSPPIRAVGHGTALQGALATGLLQLVGTDHCTFNSTQKALGIGDFRKIPNGVNGMEERMHLVWDTMVASGQISVTDYVRITSTECARIFNVYPRKGAILVGSDADIIILNPNSSFEISSKSHHYRTDTNVYEGWRGKGKVEVTIAGGRIVWENDELKVVRGAGKYIEMPPFSYLFDGIDKADAKYLSSLRAPVKRSTT from the exons ATGGAGTTTTGTCACAGAGTTCAGTTATTGATTCCTTTGGTTTATGTGATTGCTCTTTTTTCCACCATTTTCGCTGTTGTTTCTGCATCCAACGAG TTTTGTGATTCCACATTTGTTTATGGAGATTCTGGGTGCAATGCTCCACCGTCAGTTTCATCAAAGATGCTGATAAAAGGAGGAACAGTAGTGAACGCTCATCACAAGGAGGTCGCTGATGTGTATATAGAAGATGGAATAATCGTGGCAGTGCAGCCTAACATTAAG GTTGGTGATGATATCAGAGTCATTGATGCAACTGGAAAGTTTATCATGCCAG GAGGAATTGATCCTCACACACACCTCGCTATGGAATTTATGGGTTCTGAGACAATTGATGACTTCTTCAGTGGACAGGCGGCTGCATTAGCTGGTGGAACAACAATGCATATTGACTTTGTTATTCCGGTAAATGGAAGCTTATCTGCAGGTTATGAAGCTTACGTAGAGAAAGCAAAGAGGTCATGCATGGATTATGGTTTTCACATGGCAATTACAAAATGGGATGAAACTGTTTCAGAGGATATGGAAATTATGGTCAAGGAGAAAG GTATCAACTCTTTCAAGTTTTTCCTTGCTTACAAAGGATCTTTTATGGTTAATGATGAGCTTCTTATGGAGGGATTGAAGAGATGCAAGTCCCTTGGTGCCTTAGCTATGGTTCATGCAGAAAATGGGGATGCTGTATTTGAAGGTCAAAAAAGAATGATTGAACTTGGTATTACTGGTCCAgagggacatgcattatcaaGGCCTCCAGTG CTGGAGGGAGAGGCTACTGCTCGAGCTATTCGCTTGGCTGGCTTTGTGAACACTCCACTGTATGTTGTTCATGTCATGAGCATTGACGCGATGGAAGAAATTGCCAGAGCTCGGAAGTCAG GTCAGAGAGTTGTCGGGGAGCCAGTAGTTTCAGGTTTAGTTCTTAATGATTCAGTACTTTGGGACCCTGACTTCCATTTTGCAGCTAG GTATGTGATGAGCCCACCAATCAGAGCAGTAGGTCATGGGACAGCTCTTCAAGGAGCTCTTGCAACGGGGCTTCTGCAG CTGGTAGGAACTGATCACTGTACCTTCAACTCAACTCAGAAAGCCCTAGGAATTGGTGATTTCCGGAAAATACCGAATGGTGTTAATG GTATGGAGGAAAGGATGCATTTGGTTTGGGATACTATGGTG GCATCTGGTCAAATATCTGTCACTGATTATGTCCGCATAACAAGCACTGAATG TGCTCGTATTTTCAATGTCTATCCAAGGAAGGGAGCAATACTTGTTGGGTCTGATGCAGATATAATCATATTAAATCCAAATTCGAGCTTCGAGATTAGTTCAAAGTCACACCATTATAGGACAGATACCAATGTCTATGAGGGTTGGAGAGGCAAG GGAAAGGTTGAAGTTACAATTGCAGGAGGAAGGATTGTTTGGGAAAATGATGAGCTGAAAGTTGTTCGTGGTGCTGGCAAGTACATTGAAATGCCACCTTTTAGTTATCTCTTTGACGGGATAGACAAGGCAGATGCAAAGTACCTCTCTTCCTTAAGAGCACCAGTAAAACGGTCAACAACTTGA
- the LOC104086368 gene encoding dihydropyrimidinase isoform X2 produces MPGGIDPHTHLAMEFMGSETIDDFFSGQAAALAGGTTMHIDFVIPVNGSLSAGYEAYVEKAKRSCMDYGFHMAITKWDETVSEDMEIMVKEKGINSFKFFLAYKGSFMVNDELLMEGLKRCKSLGALAMVHAENGDAVFEGQKRMIELGITGPEGHALSRPPVLEGEATARAIRLAGFVNTPLYVVHVMSIDAMEEIARARKSGQRVVGEPVVSGLVLNDSVLWDPDFHFAARYVMSPPIRAVGHGTALQGALATGLLQLVGTDHCTFNSTQKALGIGDFRKIPNGVNGMEERMHLVWDTMVASGQISVTDYVRITSTECARIFNVYPRKGAILVGSDADIIILNPNSSFEISSKSHHYRTDTNVYEGWRGKGKVEVTIAGGRIVWENDELKVVRGAGKYIEMPPFSYLFDGIDKADAKYLSSLRAPVKRSTT; encoded by the exons ATGCCAG GAGGAATTGATCCTCACACACACCTCGCTATGGAATTTATGGGTTCTGAGACAATTGATGACTTCTTCAGTGGACAGGCGGCTGCATTAGCTGGTGGAACAACAATGCATATTGACTTTGTTATTCCGGTAAATGGAAGCTTATCTGCAGGTTATGAAGCTTACGTAGAGAAAGCAAAGAGGTCATGCATGGATTATGGTTTTCACATGGCAATTACAAAATGGGATGAAACTGTTTCAGAGGATATGGAAATTATGGTCAAGGAGAAAG GTATCAACTCTTTCAAGTTTTTCCTTGCTTACAAAGGATCTTTTATGGTTAATGATGAGCTTCTTATGGAGGGATTGAAGAGATGCAAGTCCCTTGGTGCCTTAGCTATGGTTCATGCAGAAAATGGGGATGCTGTATTTGAAGGTCAAAAAAGAATGATTGAACTTGGTATTACTGGTCCAgagggacatgcattatcaaGGCCTCCAGTG CTGGAGGGAGAGGCTACTGCTCGAGCTATTCGCTTGGCTGGCTTTGTGAACACTCCACTGTATGTTGTTCATGTCATGAGCATTGACGCGATGGAAGAAATTGCCAGAGCTCGGAAGTCAG GTCAGAGAGTTGTCGGGGAGCCAGTAGTTTCAGGTTTAGTTCTTAATGATTCAGTACTTTGGGACCCTGACTTCCATTTTGCAGCTAG GTATGTGATGAGCCCACCAATCAGAGCAGTAGGTCATGGGACAGCTCTTCAAGGAGCTCTTGCAACGGGGCTTCTGCAG CTGGTAGGAACTGATCACTGTACCTTCAACTCAACTCAGAAAGCCCTAGGAATTGGTGATTTCCGGAAAATACCGAATGGTGTTAATG GTATGGAGGAAAGGATGCATTTGGTTTGGGATACTATGGTG GCATCTGGTCAAATATCTGTCACTGATTATGTCCGCATAACAAGCACTGAATG TGCTCGTATTTTCAATGTCTATCCAAGGAAGGGAGCAATACTTGTTGGGTCTGATGCAGATATAATCATATTAAATCCAAATTCGAGCTTCGAGATTAGTTCAAAGTCACACCATTATAGGACAGATACCAATGTCTATGAGGGTTGGAGAGGCAAG GGAAAGGTTGAAGTTACAATTGCAGGAGGAAGGATTGTTTGGGAAAATGATGAGCTGAAAGTTGTTCGTGGTGCTGGCAAGTACATTGAAATGCCACCTTTTAGTTATCTCTTTGACGGGATAGACAAGGCAGATGCAAAGTACCTCTCTTCCTTAAGAGCACCAGTAAAACGGTCAACAACTTGA
- the LOC104086369 gene encoding uncharacterized protein isoform X3 produces MAKQREKNGSPSVPQFGAWDHKTGDNLNFSMVFSQARANKKQNRHNLAQHNLGNDQEILTKLQEVSPRKDSSTPVPQFGARNQMTERNPDYSKVSPRAQANKKPHRHDLTRRSLGNEKELGKHQEVSSMKRPMSVPQFGVWDQKSGGSPDCAKVPPQARADKKRHKHDIARRNLGNEQELNKHTEVSSKRTGWLSVPQFGEWDQKTPSETNYSVVFSQARANRKHHKSDLTHRSYDFEQELLCREREQAARRKKSKFLTYLSCCLPV; encoded by the exons ATGGCGAAACAAAGGGAG AAAAATGGATCGCCGTCTGTGCCTCAGTTTGGAGCTTGGGATCATAAAACTGGGGACAATCTTAATTTTTCGATGGTATTTTCCCAAGCTCGGGCAAACAAGAAGCAGAATAGACATAATCTAGCACAGCACAACCTGGGAAATGACCAAGAGATTCTTACCAAGCTCCAAGAAGTTTCACCCAGA AAAGATAGTTCAACGCCAGTGCCTCAATTTGGAGCACGGAATCAAATGACAGAGAGAAATCCTGATTATTCCAAGGTGTCCCCGAGAGCTCAAGCCAACAAGAAGCCACATAGACATGATCTAACACGCCGAAGCCTTGGAAATGAGAAAGAACTTGGCAAACATCAAGAGGTTTCATCCATG AAACGTCCTATGTCTGTGCCTCAATTTGGAGTGTGGGATCAAAAGAGTGGGGGTAGTCCTGATTGTGCGAAAGTTCCCCCCCAAGCTCGTGCCGACAAGAAGCGGCATAAACATGATATAGCACGCCGCAACTTGGGAAATGAACAGGAGCTTAACAAGCACACCGAGGTTTCATCAAAG AGAACTGGTTGGTTGTCTGTACCTCAATTTGGGGAGTGGGATCAAAAGACTCCGAGTGAGACCAATTATTCTGTGGTGTTCTCTCAAGCGCGCGCCAACAGGAAGCATCACAAAAGTGATTTAACTCATCGTAGCTATGATTTTGAGCAGGAGCTTCTTTGCAGGGAGCGAGAGCAAGCTGCCAGG AGGAAAAAGAGCAAGTTCCTGACCTACCTTAGTTGCTGTCTTCCTGTATGA
- the LOC104086369 gene encoding uncharacterized protein isoform X2 gives MAKQREKNGSPSVPQFGAWDHKTGDNLNFSMVFSQARANKKQNRHNLAQHNLGNDQEILTKLQEVSPRKDSSTPVPQFGARNQMTERNPDYSKVSPRAQANKKPHRHDLTRRSLGNEKELGKHQEKRPMSVPQFGVWDQKSGGSPDCAKVPPQARADKKRHKHDIARRNLGNEQELNKHTEVSSKKNSPVAVPQYGARDQKTGDNPNYPTVFSQARAKKQQHKQHSVGNEQDLGKHRDVSPMRTGWLSVPQFGEWDQKTPSETNYSVVFSQARANRKHHKSDLTHRSYDFEQELLCREREQAARRKKSKFLTYLSCCLPV, from the exons ATGGCGAAACAAAGGGAG AAAAATGGATCGCCGTCTGTGCCTCAGTTTGGAGCTTGGGATCATAAAACTGGGGACAATCTTAATTTTTCGATGGTATTTTCCCAAGCTCGGGCAAACAAGAAGCAGAATAGACATAATCTAGCACAGCACAACCTGGGAAATGACCAAGAGATTCTTACCAAGCTCCAAGAAGTTTCACCCAGA AAAGATAGTTCAACGCCAGTGCCTCAATTTGGAGCACGGAATCAAATGACAGAGAGAAATCCTGATTATTCCAAGGTGTCCCCGAGAGCTCAAGCCAACAAGAAGCCACATAGACATGATCTAACACGCCGAAGCCTTGGAAATGAGAAAGAACTTGGCAAACATCAAGAG AAACGTCCTATGTCTGTGCCTCAATTTGGAGTGTGGGATCAAAAGAGTGGGGGTAGTCCTGATTGTGCGAAAGTTCCCCCCCAAGCTCGTGCCGACAAGAAGCGGCATAAACATGATATAGCACGCCGCAACTTGGGAAATGAACAGGAGCTTAACAAGCACACCGAGGTTTCATCAAAG aaaaatagtccCGTGGCAGTGCCTCAATATGGAGCACGGGATCAAAAGACAGGGGACAATCCTAACTATCCCACAGTGTTCTCCCAAGCTCGTGCTAAAAAGCAGCAGCATAAACAACACAGCGTGGGAAATGAGCAAGACCTTGGCAAACACCGGGATGTTTCACCTATG AGAACTGGTTGGTTGTCTGTACCTCAATTTGGGGAGTGGGATCAAAAGACTCCGAGTGAGACCAATTATTCTGTGGTGTTCTCTCAAGCGCGCGCCAACAGGAAGCATCACAAAAGTGATTTAACTCATCGTAGCTATGATTTTGAGCAGGAGCTTCTTTGCAGGGAGCGAGAGCAAGCTGCCAGG AGGAAAAAGAGCAAGTTCCTGACCTACCTTAGTTGCTGTCTTCCTGTATGA
- the LOC104086369 gene encoding uncharacterized protein isoform X1: MAKQREKNGSPSVPQFGAWDHKTGDNLNFSMVFSQARANKKQNRHNLAQHNLGNDQEILTKLQEVSPRKDSSTPVPQFGARNQMTERNPDYSKVSPRAQANKKPHRHDLTRRSLGNEKELGKHQEVSSMKRPMSVPQFGVWDQKSGGSPDCAKVPPQARADKKRHKHDIARRNLGNEQELNKHTEVSSKKNSPVAVPQYGARDQKTGDNPNYPTVFSQARAKKQQHKQHSVGNEQDLGKHRDVSPMRTGWLSVPQFGEWDQKTPSETNYSVVFSQARANRKHHKSDLTHRSYDFEQELLCREREQAARRKKSKFLTYLSCCLPV, translated from the exons ATGGCGAAACAAAGGGAG AAAAATGGATCGCCGTCTGTGCCTCAGTTTGGAGCTTGGGATCATAAAACTGGGGACAATCTTAATTTTTCGATGGTATTTTCCCAAGCTCGGGCAAACAAGAAGCAGAATAGACATAATCTAGCACAGCACAACCTGGGAAATGACCAAGAGATTCTTACCAAGCTCCAAGAAGTTTCACCCAGA AAAGATAGTTCAACGCCAGTGCCTCAATTTGGAGCACGGAATCAAATGACAGAGAGAAATCCTGATTATTCCAAGGTGTCCCCGAGAGCTCAAGCCAACAAGAAGCCACATAGACATGATCTAACACGCCGAAGCCTTGGAAATGAGAAAGAACTTGGCAAACATCAAGAGGTTTCATCCATG AAACGTCCTATGTCTGTGCCTCAATTTGGAGTGTGGGATCAAAAGAGTGGGGGTAGTCCTGATTGTGCGAAAGTTCCCCCCCAAGCTCGTGCCGACAAGAAGCGGCATAAACATGATATAGCACGCCGCAACTTGGGAAATGAACAGGAGCTTAACAAGCACACCGAGGTTTCATCAAAG aaaaatagtccCGTGGCAGTGCCTCAATATGGAGCACGGGATCAAAAGACAGGGGACAATCCTAACTATCCCACAGTGTTCTCCCAAGCTCGTGCTAAAAAGCAGCAGCATAAACAACACAGCGTGGGAAATGAGCAAGACCTTGGCAAACACCGGGATGTTTCACCTATG AGAACTGGTTGGTTGTCTGTACCTCAATTTGGGGAGTGGGATCAAAAGACTCCGAGTGAGACCAATTATTCTGTGGTGTTCTCTCAAGCGCGCGCCAACAGGAAGCATCACAAAAGTGATTTAACTCATCGTAGCTATGATTTTGAGCAGGAGCTTCTTTGCAGGGAGCGAGAGCAAGCTGCCAGG AGGAAAAAGAGCAAGTTCCTGACCTACCTTAGTTGCTGTCTTCCTGTATGA